The genomic DNA AACACCGTCCGGCTCAGGTGACATGCGTGTGGCCCCGCTCAAGCGCGGGGTGACAAGCTCGACCTGCTCGAGCCGGCGAGCCAGCGCCTCGCACGTCTTGGCGATCTGAATGCTGTGGGCGCGCGACCCCGGGATACGGGCGACCGCGATGTAGCTCAGACGCCGCACTATCGCCCGGCGTATCGTCATGGTCTCCGCTCCACGGCCGCACCCATCGTTGCGACGAGGCGATCCATCATTCGATCGAGGCCGTGGTCGCGCACGATGATCTCACGCATCTTGCCGCTGATCCGCTCGCGTTCCGCCGACGGAAGCGCGGCGAGCCGCTCGATAAGCCCTTCGAGCGCACCGGAGCGCGCTTCGTGCCGCACCATGAGCTCGGCATACGGCCCGAGCAACGGGATGAACGAGTCGTTGCGCGTCAGCACAAGGCAGCCGCACGCCATCGCTTCGAGCGTCGCCTTGTCGAGCGAGTGCTTCTCGGTCATGTTGGCCATGACGTCGGCTTGCTGGTAGATGCCTACGATGTCGCGGTGGGCCACGGGCGCCTCGATCTGCACAACATCGCTGAGGCCCTTGTGCTCGCGCTGCCAGCGCAGCATGGCCAGAGTGGCCTCGTCCTCGGCGTTCATCGTTGGCCCGATGATCCGGCACCGGACCGGGAGATGCGGGAAGCGTTCGCGGAAACGCTCGAGCGCGCCGAGGAGCGCATCGAGGCACTTCGATCGCGTGATCCGCCCGACGCTGCAGAGCGTCAGCCCCTCGCCGCGCCGCGGCTCCGGAGGCGGCACGAACCGTCCGGTGTCGATGCCGTGCCCAACCACGTCGAGCCGCCGACCCGACAGCGGATAGCTCTCGCGCGAGCACGAGAACGTGCGGGCACACAACCGGTCGGCGAGCTTCAGCATGCGCGTCACGCGGCTGTGGGCGTACCAGAGAAACGTCGGCGCAAACGGCCACGGCGCCGCGGCAGCGACCGCGTAGCTCGGGCACATGTGGGCGAGGACGACATCAAGTGCGCCGGCGCGCTTGAGCCCGCGAAGCACGGAGCGGACCCGCCAATACCGCGCGAGCCGGCCCGGCGGCAACACACTGACGTGCACGTTCCCCTCGAGCGCCGCCCTGCCGCGCGCAAGGCAGACCACCTCGACCTTCGCGACCCGCCTAGCGAGCGCGTTGACCCAGCCGACAGTGAATCCGAGGACCGGGTCATCCTCGTCGAGCCTCTGCGTGATGAACGCGCCGGACAACGTGCGCATGCGTGGTGTCCCCTCTTTACGGGTTTCCGGCTCCGCCACGCCGCTCGAGTGCTGTGGTCCACAACGCACGCGTCTTCGCCAACACTTCCCCACGGTTGAACGCGGCGAGCGCGTGCTCGCGTCCGCGGTCGCCAAAGCCGCGTCGCTCCTCATGCTCGAGCAGATAGAGGATCCGCTCCGCCACGGCGAGCTCGTCGCCGATTGGCACGATGAAGCCGGATTCGCCGTCCACGATGGCATCCCGCGCGCCCGCGAAGTCGGTCGCTACGATCGGCTTGCCCGCAGCGGCCGCCTCGACGAGCACCATGCAGGTGCCCTCGTAGATCGACGTGATGGCGAACACGTCGCACCCGCCGTAATAGGCGCCGAGCTCGTCGTGATCAACCCG from Verrucomicrobiota bacterium includes the following:
- a CDS encoding glycosyltransferase family 4 protein; the encoded protein is MRTLSGAFITQRLDEDDPVLGFTVGWVNALARRVAKVEVVCLARGRAALEGNVHVSVLPPGRLARYWRVRSVLRGLKRAGALDVVLAHMCPSYAVAAAAPWPFAPTFLWYAHSRVTRMLKLADRLCARTFSCSRESYPLSGRRLDVVGHGIDTGRFVPPPEPRRGEGLTLCSVGRITRSKCLDALLGALERFRERFPHLPVRCRIIGPTMNAEDEATLAMLRWQREHKGLSDVVQIEAPVAHRDIVGIYQQADVMANMTEKHSLDKATLEAMACGCLVLTRNDSFIPLLGPYAELMVRHEARSGALEGLIERLAALPSAERERISGKMREIIVRDHGLDRMMDRLVATMGAAVERRP